A single genomic interval of Coturnix japonica isolate 7356 chromosome 14, Coturnix japonica 2.1, whole genome shotgun sequence harbors:
- the TNRC18 gene encoding trinucleotide repeat-containing gene 18 protein isoform X4 gives MMDGRDFGPPPRSAHGPPPPLLSGLPMDGHRLAAGRLPPSAPLAAGLPAALQPGKFLASGIGLHAHPGFSHLPNGLYPSYIPLSHLEPPSAGSPLLAQLGQHSLFESQKDGFYLSSHAAQSALHPQPPLARSTGGHTAGALLREKELGQLHKSSKESLKDPGVKERGCRTELSLPFAKKEGRPKEEPRPRSVVDLTQDTKPDGDRKVSVVEKAAKAGERLSPFLAEHVPCRGGGGGEAKSKNPLQSSSLSNCNGGGDPVLKVLGAEQDRCNKDPARHDENVRPSAHAHAERLKRGETLLPSVGALHVSCSCPSPHPSQPGKMVPAATFPPQPVHSSVYTIFPPAKELGREHKVIAPTFVPSVEAYDERSGPIQIASQARDNKAKEKELGKAGVLQSPPERCLADASRVLLSQDFSCHSDAKRMEALREKGSVIRANSMALKRQVASEPFLNRPGLGSPESREFLASKDLLKSSPEAEHRPCERERFQRSSSKEATKVYGTLDSSRQHLEHSQLKPPEQKWKPFEMGNFATTQMAVLAAQHNHVTRAEEEAKKVYLDPSGLPRSSVVGSRGAADVLHPTSHSEGSAMQSLIKYSGSFAKETASRQSCGKKSPFGGLGNMKLDSSQLGTSKVQQLLTQQPAKQLKRDPERPESAKSFGRESIGSQGEVEVRHLPVGIAVAVARQKDNSSSSSGSKLAPSLADRDRSLSLSSIKGHSRSEDDCGDERSRHRDGHLLAGRLERDQEKLLRESKELVDFARIHPSGCATNGLNSNLMVTGGPALAGSGRWSTDPASHLAAHPWLPRTGSPSMWLAGHPYGLGHPSLHQGMTPGFPPAMGGALPSAYQFARDPQSGQLVVIPSEHLPHFAELMDRAPPLWPAMYPPTRSSLQHAHQLQLLSHQQLLRQHELYILQQQAAHAMELQRSAQLVERLKANEQRADMEEKVTKRSLDSAKSSLSSSAQGLVHRKPPVLSPSASTSYSKAVSPPPLSPRASPVSVLKAEVIQKMEEPPSQPAYSYPATPSSHPSSPPPASPPPAPAIPPKEEAPESVEKKDLELEKEAAGPFQALFQEIPPGYPFQSLPPSFGRHYPYLLQPTAAADADGLAPDVPLPAEGSEHMELSPEVKPIHLSPSKMLEPIPTAAEEESLEERVKSEVQMEESQEGICEQDMGALNIGTAAAVPVQNVDSCNLLLHQEETLGAMEQDQEDLQSCPPPYQVVACQVEDEAQAENEGGTETCSVHMDYDSSLVHTENETPEMDLTPQQEEASVAIDLQGADVPRGRDFPSLPPEESEQRPEMPSYPDEAISCQIPTLDIKPGDPLAGMNALVAATEMPQACSLLTTASVTPSQMQMEVLPDQALEHSFLQGITLLSEIAEMELEKRKQEMQTGPESFPVRPTLESLLAASTHMLMEVLSTPFMESLKTIRLPRELNPNKKYSWMQKKDEPMYSIKSAIENMDAMELDYRMRLAELQRRYKEKQRELVKLQRRRDSEEKHDEKSRSLARRGPGRPRKRKLGSSALSPIKERGKSDSKSGKLSKSLLLSEDSETGEGMKKRHKGALPEEDDDVESGSGKMKGRNQSWEEHDAAPSFSNELKLKKKKVPSDQEQLASKLDKALSLTKQDKLKSPFKFADSSGGKLKAGGGGSRYLSSHEALPSKEEKKSLAKNLGLSLKSTKEGKNKVSAKMKKMEVGLKVKNQLKVSHSPAISEVSSYSYNSSSEEEEEEDEEEEEEVEDYGTDSTDRLSSPALDESGLGLLARFAASAMPSPIVPPPLSIIQLEAKQKAKKKEERQSLMGTEFEYTDSESEIKIRKKSPSGLLRGKKGSLETSSIPSSQTPSSLEPGSGSADKAKLGSEKGRKLKKFKSPKDLSFEFGLEASDDDLWNRRRSERIFLHDATTSSAMLTPTAPASSTPVSKPGRCGKGAPMSPKKEGSKGKDRKELSKRKKGKEAPCCSSSSSMSPPGIPSSPSDVRVSLANALGSTKKSKAKVKAKEVKKENRGKGGAVSKLMESMAAEEDFEPNQDSSFSEDENIPLSMLVERPPTPAPRSCIIDKDELKDGLRVLIPMDDKLLYAGHVKTVHSPDIYRVVVEGERGNRPHIYCLEQLLQEAIIDVKPPSVRFLPEGTRIAAYWSQQYRCLYPGTVVRGTLDLEEDGDLITVEFDDGDTGRIPLSHIRLLPPDYKIQCAEPSPALLVPSTKRRSRKSSKDAGEGKEGATLGSEEPASKGKGRGRKPSIKAKAEEASQPEEKDQAEPSPGASSVPEKPACLGKSSVKGSRKSQPLPAGGSPVPTEEKRSKASKMKISTKLHSPPQPTYQPAVFGSILSTEPYSDLPGTLAAFGSSDASASKAKAKKGRPTEEAQEFGTMVKAQRKHDNEILIKLDHEGVMSPKTKKMKEAMRMLEDSSLAGRRDGKSLLGLGYSPAVGAEGKQKSSRAKAAEGDPASFGGKFDGSAESLTASKDQEDKAAAPAAVEESESNSSDSSSESEGEEETEKNRGEAQDSSSTSSRASTPLSSSNSSSSSSSSSSSSSSSSSSSSSASSTSSSSSSSSSSSSTTDEDSSCSSDDEVAEAQPSSSVQQTLPPKQTKQTGKSRASSHPQSQKQPAQQPAQQPAAQQSGNKSRPKKREGIHLPTTKELAKRQRLPSVENRPKIAAFLPARQLWKWFGKPTQRRGMKGKARKLFYKAIVRGKEIIRIGDCAVFLSAGRPNLPYIGRIQSMWESWGNNMVVRVKWFYHPEETNPGKKLNEGKRWDQKSGRSLSTALQASNQRKDFMERALYQSSHVDENDVQTISHKCLVVGLDQYEQMLKTKKYQDSEDLYYLAGTYEPTTGMIFNTDGVPVIC, from the exons ATGATGGATGGCCGAGACTTCGGGCCCCCCCCCCGCTCGGCGCACGGTCCCCCCCCGCCGCTGCTTTCGGGGCTGCCCATGGACGGGCACCGCTTGGCCGCCGGCCGCCTGCCCCCCTCCGCTCCGCTGGCCGCGGGGCTGCCCGCAGCGTTACAGCCCGGAAAGTTCCTGGCGTCCGGCATCGGCCTCCACGCACACCCGG GCTTTTCCCATCTGCCTAATGGGCTCTACCCGTCCTACATTCCCCTGAGCCACCTCGAGCcccccagtgctggcagcccGCTGCTGGCCCAGCTGGGTCAGCACAGCCTCTTCGAGTCACAGAAAG atggGTTCTACCTATCCAGCCACGCAGCTCAGTCGGCCTTACACCCACAGCCACCCCTTGCAAGGAGCACGGGCGGCCACACAGCGGGCGCTCTGCTGCGGGagaaggagctggggcagctgcaCAAGAGCTCGAAGGAGAGCCTGAAAGATCCCGGTGTGAAGGAGCGGGGCTGCCGGACTGAGCTCTCCCTGCCCTTCGCCAAGAAGGAGGGCAGGCCAAAGGAGGAGCCGCGGCCCCGCAGCGTGGTAGACCTGACGCAGGACACCAAGCCTGACGGCGACCGGAAAGTCAGCGTGGTGGAGAAGGCGGCGAAGGCGGGCGAGCGCCTGTCGCCCTTTCTGGCTGAGCACGTGCCATGtcggggagggggcggcggggaggcGAAATCCAAGAACCCGCTGCAGAGCTCATCCCTCAGCAACTGCAATGGCGGCGGGGATCCCGTGCTGAAGGTGCTGGGCGCCGAGCAGGACCGCTGCAACAAGGACCCCGCGCGGCACGATGAGAACGTGAGGCCTTCCGCGCACGCCCACGCCGAGCGGCTGAAGCGGGGCGAGACCCTGCTGCCCTCTGTGGGTGCCCTGCACGTCTCCTGCAGCTGTCCCTCCCCGCATCCCTCGCAGCCAGGCAAAATGGTGCCCGCTGCCACCTTCCCCCCTCAGCCCGTCCATTCCAGCGTGTACACCATCTTCCCGCCGgccaaggagctgggaagggagcACAAAGTCATTGCCCCCACCTTTGTGCCTTCGGTCGAGGCCTACGATGAGAGGAGTGGGCCCATCCAGATCGCCTCGCAGGCCCGCGACAACAAGGCCAAGGAGAAGGAGCTGGGCAAGGCCGGCGTGCTGCAGTCGCCCCCGGAGCGCTGCCTCGCTGACGCCTCCCGCGTGCTCCTCTCCCAGGACTTCTCTTGCCACAGCGATGCCAAAAGGATGGAGGCCCTGAGGGAAAAGGGTTCAGTGATCAGGGCCAACTCCATGGCTCTAAAGAGACAGGTCGCGTCGGAGCCCTTCCTCAACCGGCCGGGGCTGGGCTCTCCGGAGAGCAGGGAGTTCCTGGCCTCCAAGGACTTGCTGAAGTCGAGTCCGGAGGCGGAACACCGTCCCTGCGAGCGAGAGCGCTTCCAGCGATCCAGCTCCAAAGAAGCGACAAAGGTTTACGGCACTTTGGACTCCTCTCGGCAGCACctggagcacagccagctgAAGCCGCCCGAGCAGAAGTGGAAACCCTTTGAGATGGGCAACTTTGCCACCACGCAGATGGCAGTTCTGGCAGCGCAGCACAACCACGTCACGCGGGCGGAGGAGGAGGCCAAGAAGGTCTACCTGGACCCCAGCGGCCTGCCGCGTTCTTCGGTGGTGGGCTCACGGGGCGCTGCCGATGTCCTGCACCCCACCTCCCACAGCGAAGGCTCGGCCATGCAGAGCCTCATCAAGTACAGCGGCAGCTTTGCCAAGGAGACTGCATCCCGGCAGAGCTGTGGCAAGAAAAGCCCCTTCGGCGGCTTGGGCAACATGAAGTTGGACTCATCGCAGCTGGGCACCTCCaaagtgcagcagctgctgacgCAGCAGCCGGCCAAGCAGCTGAAGAGGGACCCCGAAAGACCCGAGAGTGCCAAATCCTTCGGCCGTGAGAGCATCGGCTCGCAGGGTGAGGTGGAGGTGAGGCACCTGCCCGTCGGCATCGCTGTGGCTGTGGCCCGGCAGAaggacaacagcagcagcagcagtggcagcaagCTGGCACCCAGCCTGGCGGACCGGGATCGCTCGCTGTCTCTCAGCAGCATCAAAG GGCACAGCCGCTCTGAAGATGACTGCGGGGACGAGAGGAGTCGTCACCGGGATGGCCACCTCCTGGCAGGGCGGCTGGAGAGGGACCAGGAGAAGCTGCTCAG agaaagcaaagagctggtGGATTTCGCTCGGATCCACCCCTCCGGCTGTGCCACGAACGGTTTGAACTCCAACCTGATGGTGACGGGAGGTCCGGCCTTGGCGGGCTCCGGGCGCTGGTCCACAGACCCGGCTTCGCACTTGGCAGCGCACCCCTGGCTCCCCCGAACTGGCAGCCCCTCCATGTGGCTGGCCGGCCACCCCTACG GACTTGGCCATCCGTCCCTGCACCAGGGCATGACTCCAGGCTTCCCCCCTGCCATGGGAGGGGCCCTCCCTTCTGCCTACCAGTTTGCCAGAGACCCGCAGTCAGGGCAGCTTGTCGTTATCCCCAGTGAGCACTTGCCGCACTTTG CAGAGTTGATGGACCGGGCTCCCCCGCTGTGGCCTGCCATGTACCCCCCGACCAGGAGTTCCCTGCAGCACGCACATCAGCTCCAGCTCCTTTcccatcagcagctgctgcGGCAGCATGAGCTGtacatcctgcagcagcaagcagcacacGCCATGGAGCTACAGCGGAGTGCTCAGCTTGTG GAGAGGTTGAAGGCAAACGAACAGCGTGCGGATATGGAAGAGAAGGTGACGAAACGAAGCCTGGACAGTGCCAAATCGAGCCTGTCCTCCTCTGCCCAGGGACTGGTACACCGAAAGCCACCCGTGCTGTCGCCCAGCGCCTCCACGTCCTACAGCAAGGCTGTGAGTCCACCTCCCCTCTCTCCCAGGGCCTCACCCGTGTCTGTGCTCAAAGCTGAGGTGATCCAAAAGATGGAGGAGCCACCTTCGCAGCCAGCCTACTCCTACCCTgccacccccagctcccacccctCCAGCCCGCCCCCTGCCTCTCCACCCCCTGCCCCTGCCATCCCTCCAAAGGAAGAGGCACCTGAGTCTGTGGAGAAGAAAGATCTGGAGTTGGAAAAAGAGGCTGCTGGTCCGTTTCAGGCCTTGTTCCAAG AGATCCCCCCTGGATATCCGTTCCAGTCCTTGCCTCCCTCCTTCGGCAGACACTATCCCTACCTCCTTCAGCCCACTGCGGCAGCTGATGCAGACGGCCTGGCTCCCGATGTCCCGCTGCCTGCCGAAGGCTCTGAGCACATGGAGCTTTCCCCTGAGGTCAAACCCATCCACCTGTCTCCGTCCAAAATGCTAGAACCCATCCCAACTGCAGCAGAAGAGGAGTCGTTGGAAGAGAGGGTGAAATCAGAAGTGCAAATGGAGGAAAGCCAAGAGGGCATCTGTGAGCAGGACATGGGGGCTCTGAACATCGGCACCGCTGCGGCTGTCCCAGTGCAGAATGTGGACAGCTGCAATTTGCTGTTGCATCAAGAAGAAACCTTGGGTGCTATGGAGCAGGACCAGGAAGATCTCCAGAGCTGCCCACCTCCTTACCAGGTTGTTGCTTGCCAGGTGGAAGATGAGGCTCAGGCAGAGAACGAGGGTGGAACAGAAACCTGCTCAGTGCACATGGACTATGACAGCTCACTAGTGCACACCGAGAACGAGACACCTGAGATGGACTTGACGCCCCAGCAGGAGGAGGCCTCGGTAGCCATAGATCTGCAGGGTGCTGACGTGCCCCGGGGCAGGGACTTTCCCAGCCTGCCCCCTGAAGAGAGCGAGCAGAGGCCAGAGATGCCCTCCTACCCTGATGAGGCAATCTCTTGCCAAATCCCAACTCTGGACATCAAGCCAGGCGACCCGCTGGCGGGGATGAACGCTTTGGTAGCTGCCACAGAAATGCCTCAGGCTTGTTCTTTGTTGACTACTGCCAGCGTCACTCCATCACAGATGCAGATGGAGGTGTTACCTGACCAGGCCTTGGAGCATTCCTTCCTGCAAGGGATCACTTTGCTGAGTGAGATTGCGGAGATGGAGCTGGAGAAACGGAagcaagaaatgcaaa CAGGTCCAGAGAGTTTCCCTGTCCGGCCAACGCTGGAGAGtttgctggctgccagcacccaCATGCTCATGGAAGTACTTTCCACCCCCTTTATGGAAAGTCTGAAAACCATCCGGCTGCCTCGAGAGCTGAATCCCAACAAAAAGTACAGCTGGATGCAGAAGAAAGATGAGCCT ATGTACTCTATCAAATCAGCCATCGAGAACATGGATGCGATGGAGCTGGACTACAGGATGAGGCTGGCGGAGCTGCAGCGGCGCTACAAGGAGAAGCAGCGGGAGCTGGTGAAGCTGCAGCGGCGCAGGGACTCTGA ggaaaagcaTGACGAGAAAAGTAGAAGCTTGGCGAGAAGAGGCCCTGGAAGGCCCAGGAAGAGGAAACTTGGATCAAGCGCTCTGTCGCCCATtaaggagagagggaagagtgACAGCAAGAGTGGAAA ACTAAGCAAGTCCTTGTTGCTCTCTGAAGACTCTGAGACTGGCGAGGGCATGAAGAAGAGGCACAAAGGGGCCCTCCCGGAGGAGGATGACGATGTGGAGAGCGGCAGTGGCAAGATGAAAGGGAGGAACCAGAGCTGGGAAGAACACGATGCTGCTCCCAGCTTCTCAAACGAG TTaaagcttaagaaaaagaaagtaccATCGGATCAGGAACAGCTGGCCAGCAAGCTCGATAAGGCCCTGTCGCTCACCAAACAAGACAAACTCAAATCCCCCTTCAAGTTTGCTGACAGCTCTGGGGGGAAGCTGAAAGCTGGTGGAGGTGGCAGCAGGTACCTCTCTTCTCATGAGGCTCTGCCAAGtaaggaggagaagaagagcCTGGCCAAAAACCTGGGCCTGTCCTTGAAATCCACCAAGGAAGGTAAAAACAAAGTGTCTGCCAAAATGAAGAAGATGGAGGTGGGATTAAAAGTCAAAAATCAGCTGAAGGTTTCCCATTCACCAGCAATATCTGAAGTTAGCAGCTACTCCTATA ATTCCAGctcagaggaagaagaggaggaggacgaagaagaggaggaagaggtggaGGACTATGGGACAGACAGCACCGACAGGCTTTCATCACCTGCTCTTGATGAGAGTGGCCTGGGCCTGCTAGCGAGGTTTGCTGCCAGCGCAATGCCCAGCCCCATCGTTCCCCCTCCGCTTTCCATCATCCAGCTGGAGGCCAAGCAGAAGGCGAAGAAGAAGGAGGAGCGACAGAGCCTGATGG GGACGGAGTTTGAATACACTGACTCAGAGAGTGAGATCAAGATCAGGAAGAAGTCACCCTCGGGATTGCTGCGGGGGAAGAAGGGGTCTCTGGAAACAAGCAGCATCCCATCAAGCCAGACCCCAAGCAGCCTTGAGCCTGGGTCTGGAAGTGCTGACAAAGCCAAGCTTGGGTCTGAGAAAGGCCGCAAGCTGAAGAAGTTCAAGTCCCCCAAGGACTTGAGCTTTGAGTTTGGGCTGGAGGCCAGCGATGACGACCTGTGGAACCGGCGCCGGAGTGAGCGGATCTTCCTCCATGATGCCACCACATCCTCAGCCATGCTGACCCCCACGGCACCTGCCAGCTCCACTCCTGTCTCCAAGCCTGGGCGCTGTGGAAAGGGGGCTCCCATGAGTCCCAAAAAGGAGGGCAGCAAggggaaggacaggaaggagcTAAGCAAG CGGAAAAAGGGTAAAGAAGcaccctgctgctcctcttcctcgTCCATGTCTCCTCCTGGCATCCCTAGCTCCCCATCTGATGTTCGGGTCAGCCTGGCCAATGCCCTGGGCTCCACCAAGAAGAGCAAAGCCAAGGTGAAAGCCAAGGAGGTTAAAAAGGAG AACCGAGGGAAAGGAGGAGCTGTCAGCAAGCTCATGGAGAGCATGGCAGCGGAGGAGGATTTTGAACCCAACCAAGATAGCAGCTTCTCGGAGGATGAGAACATCCCACTGAGCATGCTTGTCGAGCGGCCACCCACACCAG CTCCCCGCTCCTGCATAATTGACAAGGATGAGCTGAAGGATGGCCTGCGTGTCCTCATCCCCATGGATGACAAGCTGCTGTATGCTGGACATGTCAAGACCGTGCATTCACCTGACAT ATACCGTGTGGTGGTAGAAGGCGAGAGGGGAAACAGACCCCATATCTACTGCCTGGAGCAGCTCTTGCAGGAAGCG ATCATTGATGTGAAGCCACCTTCAGTGCGATTCCTGCCTGAGGGCACAAGGATTGCAGCCTACTGGAGCCAGCAGTACCGCTGCCTCTACCCAGGGACGGTTGTCCGAG GAACCCTGGATCTGGAGGAAGATGGCGATCTCATCACAGTAGAGTTTGATGATGGGGACACAGGACGCATCCCACTGTCTCACATTCGACTTCTCCCACCTGACTACAAGATCCAGT GTGCTGAGCCTTCTCCAGCCCTCTTGGTACCCAGCACCAAGCGCCGCAGTCGTAAATCCAGCAAAGatgctggagaaggaaaagaaggggcTACGCTGGGGTCAGAAGAGCCTGCATCAAAGGGCAAAGGGCGAGGGAGAAAGCCAAGCATCAAGGCAAAAGCTG AAGAGGCTTCCCAGCCTGAAGAGAAGGATCAGGCAGAGCCTTCACCTGGTGCTTCTTCAGTCCCTGAGAAGCCAGCCTGCCTGGGCAAATCAAGTGTGAAGGGGTCACGAAAATCTCAGCCACTGCCTGCTGGAGGGTCTCCTGTCCCCACAGAGGAAAAGCGGTCAAAAGCCAGTAAAATGAAGATCTCCACTAAGCTGCATAGCCCCCCACAACCCACTTACCAGCCTGCTGTGTttggcagcatcctcagcacagagccctACAGTGACCTCCCAGGAACACTGGCAGCCTTTGGTTCCAGTGATGCTTCAGCATCGAAAGCCAAGGCCAAGAAAGGGAGGCCCACAGAAGAGGCACAGGAATTTGGCACCATGGTCAAGGCTCAGAGGAAACATGACAATGAAATCCTGATCAAGCTGGACCACGAGGGTGTGATGTCTCCAAAGACAAAGAAGATGAAGGAGGCGATGAGGATGCTGGAGGACTCAAGTCTGGCTGGTCGCAGAGATGGCAAAAGTCTCTTGGGGCTGGGCTATTCACCTGCAGTGGGTGCAGAGGGCAAGCAGAAATCCTCACGAgccaaagcagctgaaggagaCCCTGCCAGCTTTGGGGGAAAGTTTGATGGCTCGGCAGAAAGCCTCACTGCCTCAAAGGACCAGGAAGacaaggcagcagcaccagcagctgtaGAGGAGTCTGAGAGCAACAGCAGCGACAGCAGCTCTGAGTCagagggagaagaggagactgagaAAAACCGAGGGGAGGCTCAGGACAGCAGCTCAACCAGCTCAAGAGCATCcactcctctctcttcctccaactcctcctcctcttcctcttctagcagcagctcctcttcctcctcctcttcctcctcttcctctgcctcATCGACCTCCTCATCATCGAGTtccagctcctcttcctcctccactaCAGATGAAGACTCCTCCTGTAGCTCTGATGATGAAGTAGCTGAGGCCCAGCCAAGTTCCTCAGTGCAGCAAACCCTTCCTCCCAAGCAAACCAAACAGACAGGGAAATCCCGGGCATCCTCCCACCCCCAGAGCCAGAagcagcctgcacagcagccggcacagcagccagcagcacagcagagcgGCAACAAGAGCAGGCCCAAAAAGCGAGAGGGCATCCACCTGCCCACCACCAAGGAGCTGGCCAAGCGTCAGCGGCTGCCGTCAGTGGAGAACAGGCCTAAGATCGCTGCTTTCCTCCCGGCACGGCAGCTGTGGAAGTGGTTTGGGAAGCCCACGCAG AGACGAGGAATGAAAGGGAAGGCCAGGAAGCTCTTCTACAAGGCCATTGTCCGGGGCAAGGAGATCATTCGCATTGGAGACTGTGCGGTTTTCCTCTCAGCTGGCCGCCCCAACCTGCCCTACATTGGCCGGATCCAGAGCATGTGGGAGTCATGGGGGAACAACATGGTGGTCCGAGTCAAATGGTTTTATCACCCAGAGGAAACTAACCCTGGGAAGAAACTCAACGAAGGCAAG CGCTGGGATCAGAAATCAGGCAGGAGTCTGtccacagctctgcaggcatcCAACCAGAGGAAGGACTTCATGGAG CGAGCTCTCTATCAGTCTTCTCACGTGGATGAAAACGATGTCCAGACCATCTCACACAAGTGTCTCGTTGTTGGTCTGGATCAGTATGAGCAGATGCTAAAGACTAAGAAATATCAAGACAGTGAGGACCTCTACTACCTTGCAGGGACCTATGAGCCCACTACGGGCATGATCTTCAACACTGACGGGGTCCCTGTCATCTGCTGA